From Brassica oleracea var. oleracea cultivar TO1000 chromosome C3, BOL, whole genome shotgun sequence, a single genomic window includes:
- the LOC106329044 gene encoding uncharacterized protein LOC106329044, translating into MEYERIEKVQQKSILSPTKLRMKLMGPHNNKKREGSNNNSSRTSPVRLEVSDGTEFSKNSLLASKSDSYEDDNVAASKTDKGVAKLSVLDLSDTQASRHRSEGLTRETNQPKPQQLKKADLSMALRPQEDENVDYDSNASSSSFEFHGGVRGERSNQNHVSRAYPSRQMPSKWNDAEKWIMSRQNMVMRKNGQGNRLPARVVTDNTVYEHNKSRMQTDGFEKFPRYVPTVPHPIPTQGYGGNLLIEQSTQSNGLVDTTKDSSRDETPAGPVIRSVCMRDMGTDMTPIPSQEPSRSVTPFGATTPLRSPTSSLPSTPRGGQQAESQDLSANTKRELSEEEMKAKTRREIVTLGVRLGKMNIAAWASKEEEENNKNNVDAEETQRIEFDKRAIAWEEAEKSKHNARYKREEIRIQAWESQEKAKLEAEMQRIEAKVEQMKAEAEAKIVNKIAMAKQRSEEKRASAEARKARDAEKAVAEAEFIRETGQIPASGYKICCGWFS; encoded by the exons ATGGAGTACGAGAGGATTGAGAAGGTGCAGCAG AAGAGCATACTCTCGCCGACTAAGCTGAGAATGAAGCTAATGGGTCCGCACAATAACAAAAAGAGAGAAGGATCTAACAATAACTCTTCAAGAACATCTCCTGTTCGTCTTGAAGTTTCGGACGGCACTGAATTCTCCAAGAACAGCTTGCTTGCTTCTAAATCTGATTCATACGAAGATGATAATG TGGCGGCTTCAAAAACGGACAAAGGAGTAGCTAAACTGTCGGTTTTGGACCTAAGCGATACTCAAGCCTCGAGACATCGGTCTGAAGGTCTTACGAGAGAAACCAATCAACCGAAACCTCAGCAACTGAAAAAGGCTGACTTGAGTATGGCTCTGAGACCACAAGAAGATGAAAATGTTGATTATGACAGTAACGCCAGCTCATCAAGCTTCGAGTTTCACGGTGGTGTTCGTGGAGAGCGTTCGAATCAGAATCATGTCTCAAGAGCATACCCTTCGAGACAGATGCCATCCAAGTGGAATGATGCTGAGAAGTGGATAATGAGCAGACAGAACATGGTGATGAGGAAGAACGGTCAAGGGAACCGATTGCCTGCTAGAGTTGTGACCGATAATACAGTTTACGAGCATAACAAATCTAGGATGCAAACTGATGGGTTCGAGAAGTTCCCTAGGTATGTTCCCACGGTGCCACATCCAATTCCAACTCAAGGTTATGGAGGAAACTTGTTGATCGAACAATCAACACAAAGCAATGGTCTTGTGGACACAACAAAGGATTCATCACGTGACGAAACACCAG CTGGTCCTGTGATACGCTCTGTATGTATGAGAGATATGGGAACTGATATGACACCAATACCGAGTCAAGAACCGTCAAGATCTGTAACACCATTTGGTGCAACAACTCCTCTTCGCAGCCCGACTTCGTCTCTGCCTTCTACTCCTAGAGGAGGCCAACAAGCAGAGTCACAAGACCTGTCAGCAAACACAAAAAGAGAACTATCTGAGGAGGAAATGAAAGCGAAGACGAGAAGAGAGATAGTAACCCTCGGGGTTCGGTTAGGGAAGATGAACATCGCGGCTTGGGCAAGTAAAGAAGAAGAGGAGAACAATAAAAACAATGTAGACGCAGAGGAGACACAGAGGATTGAGTTTGATAAACGAGCGATTGCTTGGGAAGAAGCAGAAAAATCAAAACATAATGCAAG GTATAAGCGTGAGGAGATCAGAATCCAAGCTTGGGAAAGCCAGGAGAAAGCCAAACTCGAAGCAGAAATGCAACGTATTGAG GCTAAAGTTGAGCAGATGAAGGCTGAAGCTGAAGCAAAGATAGTGAATAAAATAGCAATGGCTAAGCAAAGGTCTGAAGAGAAACGGGCTTCCGCGGAAGCTAGAAAAGCCCGTGATGCCGAGAAGGCAGTGGCTGAAGCCGAATTTATCAGGGAAACTGGTCAAATACCGGCGTCAGGATACAAGATATGTTGTGGTTGGTTCTCATGA
- the LOC106331597 gene encoding putative hydrolase C777.06c, which yields MMEDGSIPAENGSDRDGSALIFLGTGCSSAVPNAMCLIQKSDSPCHVCSQSLSIPPERNPNYRGNTSLLIDYCQSDGNHKYIQIDVGKTFREQVLRWFTLHSIPQVDSIILTHEHADAVLGLDDIRSVQPFSPTNDIDPTPIFVSRYAMDSLAVKFPYLVQKKLKEGQEVRRVAQLDWRVIEEDCEKPFVASGLSFTPLPVMHGEDYVCLGFLFGEKSRVAYISDVSRFLPSTEYVISKTGSGQLDLLILDTLYKTGSHNTHLCFPQTLETIKRLSPKRALLIGMTHEFDHHKDNEFLEEWSKREGISVKLAHDGLRVPIDL from the exons ATGATGGAAGACGGTTCGATTCCGGCTGAGAACGGCTCGGATCGCGATGGATCGGCTCTGATATTCCTGGGAACGGGATGCTCGAGCGCGGTCCCTAACGCAATGTGCTTGATCCAGAAATCGGATTCTCCCTGCCACGTCTGCTCTCAGTCTCTTTCGATCCCTCCCGAGAGAAACCCTAACTACAG GGGAAACACTTCACTGCTCATTGATTACTGCCAGAGTGATGGCAATCATAAGTACATTCAAATCGACGTTGGCAAGACGTTCAGGGAACAAGTCCTTCGTTGGTTCACTCTTCACAGCATTCCTCAAGTTGACTCT ATCATTTTGACCCATGAGCATGCTGATGCGGTACTCGGCCTCGATGATATACGTTCCGTGCAGCCGTTTAGTCCCACCAATGATATAGATCCTACTCCCATTTTTGTTAGTCGTTATGCTATGGACAG CCTTGCTGTGAAGTTCCCGTATTTGGTTCAGAAGAAACTTAAAGAAGGCCAAGAAGTTAGGCGAGTGGCGCAGCTGGACTGGAGAGTCATCGAGGAAGATTGTGAGAAGCCTTTTGTAGCTTCAGGCTTATCATTCACGCCACTTCCA GTGATGCATGGAGAAGACTATGTCTGTCTTGGTTTCCTTTTTGGAGAAAAATCAAGAGTGGCGTATATATCCGATGTCTCACGCTTTCTTCCAAGCACCGAGTATG TTATATCAAAAACTGGCAGTGGACAGCTAGATCTCCTTATCTTGGATACACTATATAAG ACAGGATCCCACAACACCCATTTGTGTTTCCCGCAG ACACTAGAGACAATCAAAAGACTGAGTCCGAAAAGGGCTCTTTTGATCGGAATGACTCACGAGTTTGATCACCACAAAGACAACGAGTTTCTTGAGGAATGGTCTAAAAG GGAAGGGATTTCAGTAAAACTTGCGCATGATGGCTTGAGAGTCCCTATTGATCTATGA